TCTCTTTGCACTTTTCAGACTGATCCACCATCCTCATGTTCCAAATTTTCTGACAATACATAAACCACATATACATTAGTGCCGTTCTAAACGAAACTAACATTTTATTGGtttgtgatttttgttttaCCTTGAGTTCTTCATAGTCGAAGACACCATTTCCATCAAGATGAGCTCGAACCCATAGCTCTTTTGTCTCTTGGAAGCTAAGTCCATGTGGTATACCCGTTAGATTTACCTTTCGAAGCCCTTTGCAGAATCCAGAGTATGTTAGTGTATCACTATGATTCTTTCCCCCAAGAAATGCAAATGCCTTGTCTTCAGCTATGGAAGCTTTCTGGAGTTGATACTAGAAACACCATCAAGAATTATTCAAAACAAAGGACGTGAAGTGattaacaatttttgtttgtGAAGATTTGCAAATGTCACATTGTCACTCACCTTGATAATGCTGAAAACAGCTTCGACCCAACTTGTTCTCAATGGTTTTCTTGAATTGCTGCTAGTAGGATTACATAGCCATATGAAATCAACTCCGCATATGTTTCCCCTGTGGTTCCTATGGCTAACCcactaacaaaaacaaaagatagaaAGACGGTTAAGGATGAACCAGGCTTTAATAACAGTGAGAATCATGAAAAAGTTCATAAGAAATCTCTAACCCTATGAGCATCACTATCCGTGTACTGATGAGCAACGTCGTATGATGATATGAACCCTTGAGATCTCAAGAATTTGTAAACATGCCCACGCTTGCTTCCATTCCAGtcactaaataataaaattctcTGATCATATTGTACTTACTGGTGAGTGGACACAGTTTCAATTACTCTTAAAAGACAAAGAAGCTCACCCGCAGAGAATAATGGGTATGTGGCTAAGTTTGTTTTCCTTTTGGTAAGCTTCAAGATATTCAAGAATCTTGTAAACCTGTCAGAAGAAATCAACGATGATCACACcaacagaaaagaaagaagcaaaACGATAAGAAGGATTGGCAAACCTGATGCAGTCTTGCAATGGATAAACTAGAATCATGTGGGAACAAGAGATGAGTGTTGACTATAAGAAATTCTTGTTGAACATTTTGTCTCCCATCAAGAGGGAAGGGAAGAACTGATTTGACATGTAAGAGCTGAGCAACACGGTCTCCAAAATCGTTAAAGAGCAGTTCCCGGTAATTTACAAGTTCAAAGTAGTCCTTATGTATGGCTGTTAAAAGACCTGTAATAAACAAATCCAACCTAGAACAATTCAGCAATAACCACTCCTAAGATTCTAATGCCTAGAAAAAGTGTTTTAAACAACAATGAtaatgtgttaaaaaaaaaaacaacaacaatgataaatttgaaccaaaaaaaaaaatgataaatttgaacaaaaaaaaaacaatgataaAATGGGAGAACCTTACTTACCATCACCACGACGGTTTGTTCTAGGCAACTGGAAAATACTGTAGCCTGCAGAGCCAAGGCGATCATGGTACATGTTCACCAGTTCTTCATTCGCAACCCAAACTTCCTATCAACAGTCACAGTTCTCTTAAAACCACATACAAAAGAGTCAAACGTTGacttttttaaagatttattatttaCCTGGAGACAGATCACTGAGGACCGTTGATGGAGTAATAGCAAATCTAAAATCTTTTGGTTCCGAGTAAACCAAAGGGCGCGAAAATGGCTCTCTCGAATGCTCTGATTCTGTACACACAACAAAAAACCAACGTTGTCGAGCGAGAAAACTTTCggaaaatcaaa
The Raphanus sativus cultivar WK10039 unplaced genomic scaffold, ASM80110v3 Scaffold4013, whole genome shotgun sequence genome window above contains:
- the LOC130507089 gene encoding uncharacterized calcium-binding protein At1g02270-like, with product MRLNSSLAPSTSISCTTFNILAPIYKRVDQLNQSIRESHFRALWFTRNQKILDLLLLHQRSSVICLQEVWVANEELVNMYHDRLGSAGYSIFQLPRTNRRGDGLLTAIHKDYFELVNYRELLFNDFGDRVAQLLHVKSVLPFPLDGRQNVQQEFLIVNTHLLFPHDSSLSIARLHQVYKILEYLEAYQKENKLSHIPIILCGDWNGSKRGHVYKFLRSQGFISSYDVAHQYTDSDAHRWVSHRNHRGNICGVDFIWLCNPTSSNSRKPLRTSWVEAVFSIIKYQLQKASIAEDKAFAFLGGKNHSDTLTYSGFCKGLRKVNLTGIPHGLSFQETKELWVRAHLDGNGVFDYEELKKIWNMRMVDQSEKCKESVMESKKEEEEEAVGLKVERAVLFPQETEKGLWPEDYSLSDHACLTVQFSSVKSAL